One window of Oreochromis niloticus isolate F11D_XX linkage group LG23, O_niloticus_UMD_NMBU, whole genome shotgun sequence genomic DNA carries:
- the LOC100696024 gene encoding trypsin isoform X2, which produces MQYMASVQNNNGHHVCGGFLIKEDFVVSAAHCYNASPTYVVLGNHNLKNGNHQKIKIENKTIHENYKDAGLGDDIMLIKLSEKVQLGHGVERIQLPPAEINLNENQVCQVAGWGKTKTDHNKPADELMVANVSVIDKQVCIKLWDDLPDNVICAGGYETTKGFCQGDSGGPLVCNGSAYGVVSFNYKGNCSYPNKPNVYTDISKYLQWIHRIVKSRKYEE; this is translated from the exons ATGCAGTACATGGCCTCTGTGCAGAACAACAATGGTCACCATGTTTGTGGAGGATTTCTCATCAAGGAGGACTTTGTAGTCTCGGCTGCACACTGTTATAACGC GAGCCCCACATACGTTGTTCTCGGCAACCACAATCTGAAGAACGGTAATcatcaaaaaataaagattGAAAACAAAACCATCCATGAAAATTATAAAGATGCTGGACTGGGTGATGACATCATGCTGATTAAA CTGTCTGAGAAAGTTCAACTGGGCCATGGCGTAGAAAGAATTCAGCTTCCACCTGCTGAAATAAACCTAAACGAAAACCAAGTGTGTCAGGTGGCTGGATGGGGAAAAACTAAAACTGATCATAATAAACCTGCTGATGAGCTGATGGTGGCGAACGTGTCCGTCATTGACAAACAAGTCTGTATAAAACTATGGGATGATCTTCCTGACAATGTCATCTGTGCAGGTGGATATGAAACAACCAAAGGATTCTGTCAG GGAGATTCTGGTGGTCCTCTGGTGTGCAATGGGTCAGCTTATGGCGTCGTTTCTTTCAACTATAAAGGAAACTGCAGTTACCCCAATAAACCCAACGTCTATACAGACATCTCAAAATACCTTCAGTGGATTCACCGGATTGTGAAATCCCGAAAATATGAGGAGTAA
- the LOC100696024 gene encoding duodenase-1 isoform X1 — translation MLGLQKFLLLHLLAFLGKLSHGSDIIHGEKAPENSMQYMASVQNNNGHHVCGGFLIKEDFVVSAAHCYNASPTYVVLGNHNLKNGNHQKIKIENKTIHENYKDAGLGDDIMLIKLSEKVQLGHGVERIQLPPAEINLNENQVCQVAGWGKTKTDHNKPADELMVANVSVIDKQVCIKLWDDLPDNVICAGGYETTKGFCQGDSGGPLVCNGSAYGVVSFNYKGNCSYPNKPNVYTDISKYLQWIHRIVKSRKYEE, via the exons ATGCTCGGTCTGCAGAAATTTCTGCTCCTCCATCTTCTGGCATTCCTCGGAAAGCTCT CACATGGAAGTGACATCATACATGGTGAAAAAGCCCCAGAGAACTCAATGCAGTACATGGCCTCTGTGCAGAACAACAATGGTCACCATGTTTGTGGAGGATTTCTCATCAAGGAGGACTTTGTAGTCTCGGCTGCACACTGTTATAACGC GAGCCCCACATACGTTGTTCTCGGCAACCACAATCTGAAGAACGGTAATcatcaaaaaataaagattGAAAACAAAACCATCCATGAAAATTATAAAGATGCTGGACTGGGTGATGACATCATGCTGATTAAA CTGTCTGAGAAAGTTCAACTGGGCCATGGCGTAGAAAGAATTCAGCTTCCACCTGCTGAAATAAACCTAAACGAAAACCAAGTGTGTCAGGTGGCTGGATGGGGAAAAACTAAAACTGATCATAATAAACCTGCTGATGAGCTGATGGTGGCGAACGTGTCCGTCATTGACAAACAAGTCTGTATAAAACTATGGGATGATCTTCCTGACAATGTCATCTGTGCAGGTGGATATGAAACAACCAAAGGATTCTGTCAG GGAGATTCTGGTGGTCCTCTGGTGTGCAATGGGTCAGCTTATGGCGTCGTTTCTTTCAACTATAAAGGAAACTGCAGTTACCCCAATAAACCCAACGTCTATACAGACATCTCAAAATACCTTCAGTGGATTCACCGGATTGTGAAATCCCGAAAATATGAGGAGTAA